Proteins found in one Pseudoxanthomonas sp. SL93 genomic segment:
- a CDS encoding mitochondrial fission ELM1 family protein: MERTSLPAADSARFWTLTDGNAGNVRQAGSLARELGIGPAREWTLAPRAPWRWVAPRHWPGARHAFGSEFTTGLSAPPALAIGCGRQAALATRLLRARGSKAVQILDPRIDPTHWDVVIAPEHDGLRGANVITLTGSLTPVDDAWLAEARVQFAAFARLPSPRTAVLLGGGSAHARFDHEAFQALAADLDAAWARDGGSLLVTTSRRTPPQVIDAVRQRYTGTPGILWCGERDGPNPYPGLLAWADRIVCTPDSVNMVSEACATTVPVHVFEPQRVDGRPRRFLDALLQRGRIRALDSAMVAFDSEPLRETARVAAVLRERLAL, encoded by the coding sequence GTGGAACGAACAAGCCTGCCTGCCGCCGATTCCGCACGCTTCTGGACCCTGACCGACGGGAATGCCGGCAATGTGCGGCAGGCCGGGTCATTGGCGCGTGAGCTGGGTATCGGCCCCGCACGGGAATGGACGCTGGCGCCCCGCGCACCGTGGCGATGGGTCGCGCCGCGGCACTGGCCGGGTGCCCGCCATGCCTTCGGCAGCGAGTTCACCACGGGACTATCCGCGCCTCCCGCGCTCGCCATCGGCTGCGGACGGCAGGCGGCGCTGGCCACGCGACTGCTGCGCGCGCGCGGCAGCAAGGCCGTGCAGATCCTGGATCCCCGCATCGATCCCACCCACTGGGACGTGGTGATCGCACCGGAGCATGACGGCCTGCGCGGTGCCAACGTCATCACCCTGACCGGCAGCCTCACCCCGGTCGACGATGCCTGGCTGGCGGAGGCGCGCGTGCAGTTCGCAGCCTTCGCCCGACTGCCCTCGCCCCGCACAGCGGTGCTGCTGGGCGGCGGCAGCGCGCATGCGCGTTTCGACCACGAAGCCTTCCAGGCGTTGGCGGCAGACCTTGATGCGGCATGGGCGCGCGACGGCGGCAGCCTGCTGGTCACCACCTCGCGACGCACCCCGCCACAGGTGATCGATGCCGTGCGCCAGCGTTACACGGGCACCCCGGGCATCCTCTGGTGCGGGGAACGCGATGGCCCCAACCCCTACCCCGGCCTGCTGGCCTGGGCAGACCGCATCGTCTGCACACCGGATTCGGTGAACATGGTGTCCGAAGCCTGCGCGACCACGGTGCCGGTCCACGTCTTCGAGCCGCAACGCGTGGATGGCCGGCCGCGGCGGTTCCTCGATGCGCTGTTGCAGCGTGGACGCATCCGCGCCCTCGACAGCGCGATGGTGGCTTTCGACAGCGAACCGCTGCGCGAAACGGCGCGCGTGGCCGCGGTGCTGCGCGAGCGCCTGGCGCTCTAG
- a CDS encoding malonic semialdehyde reductase — MSEALNAAALDQLFRTARSQNAFLDTPVSDEQLHALYELLKWGPTAANSTPARFVFVKSAEAKAKLGPALDEGNYAKTMAAPVTVIIGYDLDFHEKINYLFPHAPDAKSWFDGPPEARYERAIRNGSLQGAYLMLAARALGLDVGPMSGFDNAKVDEAFFAGTAIKSNFLVNLGHGDPAGVFPRLPRLSFDEAARIA; from the coding sequence ATGTCCGAAGCCCTCAATGCCGCCGCGCTGGACCAGCTGTTCCGCACCGCACGCTCCCAGAACGCCTTCCTGGACACCCCCGTCAGCGACGAGCAGTTGCACGCGCTGTACGAACTGCTGAAGTGGGGGCCGACGGCCGCCAACAGCACGCCGGCGCGCTTCGTGTTCGTCAAGTCGGCCGAAGCGAAGGCCAAGCTGGGCCCGGCGCTGGATGAAGGCAACTACGCAAAGACTATGGCCGCGCCGGTCACCGTGATCATCGGCTACGACCTGGATTTCCACGAGAAGATCAACTACCTGTTCCCGCACGCGCCGGATGCGAAGAGCTGGTTCGACGGTCCGCCGGAGGCCCGCTACGAGCGTGCCATCCGCAATGGCAGCCTGCAGGGTGCCTACCTGATGCTCGCGGCCCGCGCGCTGGGCTTGGACGTCGGGCCGATGTCCGGCTTCGACAACGCCAAGGTCGACGAAGCCTTCTTCGCCGGCACCGCCATCAAGTCCAATTTCCTGGTCAATCTCGGCCACGGCGATCCGGCCGGCGTGTTCCCGCGCCTGCCCCGCCTGAGCTTCGACGAAGCCGCCCGCATCGCCTGA
- a CDS encoding YceI family protein, producing MRKTLLAAVLFAFAGTAFAAPVTYKIDPGHTNVLARWDHFGFSNPSVNFGQADGTLVYDADKVSASSVQVTLPLSGLSALADQFYEHLTSDKWFDAAKYPTATFKSTKVEAAGDNKLKVTGDLTIKGITKPVVLDVTLNKAAEHPMKKVPAIGFDATATVKRSDFGLGAYAPMVSDEVTLSITTEATANAAK from the coding sequence ATGCGCAAGACCCTGCTCGCCGCCGTCCTGTTCGCCTTCGCCGGCACCGCTTTCGCCGCCCCGGTCACTTACAAGATCGATCCGGGCCACACCAACGTGCTCGCCCGCTGGGACCACTTCGGGTTCTCCAACCCGAGCGTCAACTTCGGCCAGGCCGACGGCACGCTGGTCTACGACGCCGACAAGGTCTCCGCATCCAGCGTCCAGGTCACCCTGCCGCTGAGCGGCCTGAGTGCGCTGGCCGACCAGTTCTACGAGCACCTGACCAGCGACAAGTGGTTCGATGCCGCCAAGTACCCGACGGCCACCTTCAAGAGCACCAAGGTCGAGGCCGCGGGCGACAACAAGCTCAAGGTCACCGGTGACCTGACCATCAAGGGCATCACCAAGCCGGTCGTGCTGGACGTGACGCTCAACAAGGCCGCCGAGCACCCGATGAAGAAAGTGCCGGCGATCGGTTTCGACGCCACCGCCACGGTCAAGCGCAGCGATTTCGGCCTGGGCGCCTACGCGCCGATGGTCAGCGACGAGGTCACCCTGAGCATCACCACCGAAGCGACGGCCAACGCCGCCAAGTAA